The nucleotide window tggtattttgatcatttcaccatAAGAGTtaaattttaacctaaatgtcaattaaaatgagagaaattaaaacacataaaataaattaaaattatgaaatatgcaatggaaataagaaaagaaagaaaatgaaataaaaataaaattattacctAAGCATTACATCATTGTGACATAGGCATGATGTAAACATGATAataaaattacataattaaaaattaaatgaaattgcattaggATAAAGATATAAACATAAGACAAATTTATATTGATTaaaatcatcttcttcctttgaagTCTTCCTTGGCCAAACCTCCATTAGAAAAAGCTTCCACCATTTTTTTCAAGCTCCAAGCTTGAATTCTctccctttctcaccataaaaaaaCCTAGGTGCCTCCACTAAAACTTGCTTTTACACCTTGAGGGAActagtggcagccaagaaagagagaAATATAGAAGTTTTTATAAGCTTGGACATCTCTTGATCAATGTTAGTGCCTATTTTCTCTTCCTCCCTTCTTTAAACTTTGAATTGGAATTGAGATGAGTTGATATtgcataaaaattaaagaaaataatggGTATGTGAGGGGACCAATTTTCAGCAGTCTTGATAAATGAGAATAGgttgagtttaattgatattaaaacttTCCTATGATGATATTTGCTGTGTATATATGATGGCTATGATGATTGGATATGGGTTTACATGAATTGAGAAAtgttaagttagggttttgacctaactttgggaattttgtgtgtggcttgaaattgatgataTTGAGATGAATtcttgactattagaagtgctatgaatgtcaaTTGAAATTTGAGAGTTGGGAGAAATTATTATTGAGAGTACCGAATTTCCATGTAGGTTTTGGGACCcatgagtccagtgtggtttttgagccataagtagagttgtgttactctaattggtgtgaggccaattagagataaAACTAGGGTCACAATGCCCCATATTTCATGAAGAGATAATGCTCAAAAACTGTTcctaacttgacctaaaaattgcttgaatccgggtaatcctattctggacctagaaaaatgaccaaataaatagtaaatgttcaaatggccataacttactctagaaaggttagaatgacctgattcttaaatccatggaaagattagacatagtagaacaactttaatgaggaacagaaatttaaattctgaccataactaagtcaaattgctaaccaaaattagcatatcaaaactaccaaaactaaaactgcccagaaattctggacttgaacttatccgatcagttttggcaaaaaggtcATAACTTAGTTCACAAAACTGCAAATATAGTGAAACTAAAGCCAAAATCAATATAAGACATAAAACTACAactttggtgttttgaccaaaacccagaacttaAGGAAACTTGGTCAATTTTCTAGGACAGTTTAGCATGCCAAAACTTGAAATTGAACCAAATAACCACTTGACGCTATAACAATATTTATATCACAACTTttagtagaaaactccaattgggatgagccaaactgttatGGAAACCTAGGAAATAGAGCTCCAACTTTTATTCAGGGACTTTTCTCAAATTTTGATTGTAAAAACCCTAAAATAGGAGACAAAGCAACTGACCTGAACCTAGAATCCTGAAGGtatagggtacatgagtccaggccagttaattggTTATAACTCATTCTATATAACTTGAAAAATGATAATTCTTAAATTTGAGTGGTCCTAAGATATAGGATAACAGCTCATATGGAGAACATTAAACTAAAAAATGGCTGTAACATGCCCAAATAATTAGAGAAAAttggactccagaatctgcctggttttgGAACCAGAAAGAGATgatgaaccagttttggttatttgaccataacttgagttttaaaaccccaaataacatgattcaaaaaggaaaataaaaataagacatagaggaacaacttctgtgaaggaagtatggccaaacagtggccatttCTTGACCAAATCATTAGGTGAAGTTAAGACACTATTtttggacctaaagaaaggttcaaggaATAACTTGATACATGGTAGGGAATTaaccctaatgaattactaaacatAAAAATAGCATGAATATATATATGtgagacctattttcccactacaaATTGACATGAAATGATAAGACCATAAATAATTAATAACATTTATTTACCCaatgtatacctagacttatgtatatagcttggatcaattgatataccaattagggattatagatagcagtactactcacatgaataatcattgatagacaatatttatctgatatggttgttctacaggttttatgcctgcccattggctaTGGTGCCTGACATAATTTCTAGCCCAAATGCATGTtcgttggccttgtgcctgacatgacaggtGTATAtatggtagacatatggctgtctaactaatATACTTCTGTGTATCTAacctttatagtttgttataggttacttgggcactaatatgaatttaataaaacTGAATATGAGAGAATTgcacagaaaagatcctgataatttTAATTGCTCCCAAAGTGCATTAAGTATGTATATGACTCAAAATTTATGAAAGTATACCTAGAATcattatcttttatttatttagttatttttatttttaatcatgcatcactaagcgttatgcttagcgcgttgtttttccattgtgtaggtactggagaccagcagCCACAGCAGTAGTGCTCTGATGGAGAGATTTGATTAGATTTGCTCTAGTGTGTGAGTCACCTCTATAGtctatattttggtagggcccatatatttagattttgtattttattcattgtACATAAGAAAAAGAAGTAATTATATTTtgatattgtaaataaattgtaaatttatacatcattatgtatgaatgaaaagaaatacattttcttgaaattatatAAGCTAATTATGTGGTGATGTGATATATGGAAAATGAAAtggatattatattaatttttaacaggtgaataatAAAATCTGTCAACGCTAATAAAATAGAAGAGACTCTGTTCGGGTCTCgataaaaataaaatgtgatataaaaaaaaaattaacaatatgGATAACATGaataaatgaagtttaaattaacTATGTACATAACAAGATGAGATAAGGTGCTCTGGCACTGAATGTGACACACCTTGTTTAGCTATACTATAAACGAgtgaagggtgttacaattttaaacctgattaaaatttattcttaattaTCTGTATTTATCCTAAATCTCATtattactattaaaaaattatccaaaaatatttaattttatatattttaattaataatctatataaaaaatatttttattaataatttatatttaaaaattttataaaatatttaaaatttacttatttaaaatataatatataaaaaattacagatattattataaaaaatatattttatatttaattaattattttttaaatctaaACTCATTTCATACTCTAATATATTATCTAAATTTATCCTGTTATTACGATTTAATCCTATTATTACGATTTAATCCAGCCGAAAACAAATAGCAGAACTATTCCATTGCCATCCTACTATCCAGCTCATTTCTATTCTCCCTCTCTggctagttaaaaaaaaaaaaaaaagaaagaaaatttctaTTCTCTCTCACCTGTTAAAACCATCCTGCTATCCAACTCATTCTATCCTCTCTTCTGTTAAAAACTTCTCGcggttaaataaataataatgatactcTGTTTGCCGTTACTGTATAGAGTAGTATATATGGACAGAGAGACGCACATCGCACTTGGATAGATACCCATAACACACGCACGCAGAGATAGGGTTTCAAATCTAATCCTCAAACCAAAGTCTTTCATTTGTTTGCTACATAGCTTCCTCaggtttgcctttttttttttatatataattttctaagATATTCCCTAatttaatctctctctctctctatctctctctctctatcgatTCAGCTTCTTCCCATGGCGTCCAATTCCAACAAGGATGTTCCCTCTGGTATATGCTTATTTTTCTTGCTCAATTACCAGTATTTCTCGTCAAATCTGTGATCTTTCTTGCATTTTCTGTTTGGGTTTTACTTAATTTGTTAGCTACCTATTAATCTAATCCCTTTTCAGGGATTGTTTTAAGAATCTATGGATTTTTTTTTGGTATATAATCGTAGAAAGAGTTCATTTCAGTTCTCGAGTTCCAGGCCCATTACCTAATTAATGTTATCTTCATCTTCTTTAATCTTTTTTGCTTATTTTTAGCTGGACTGGTTGAGTATAGAACATTATCAAATAAGAAATTCATTCCATTCCATTATGGTTTACTGTACATGCTTTTTGGATCTTACAGAAAACACTTTATTCTATTCATTAGCTTGCTATGGATGTCTCCTGCTGCATATCATAGTCAGCCTGTTGAAGTCTTGTGCTGTGACTTTATTTGGGAATCAGTGATCtgctttattaatttttcttacatATCCTTTTCCTTTTCCTAGACGAGAAAACAGGTTCTTCAGAAGGCAAAATCCCAAAATCAGAAATGTCTTCTGGGGAGTcacagtcaggacaaggaagatCTTCCCCTTCTCCAGGACCTGGATTGGCTCCCAATGTTTTTGATTTCTCAGCCATGAGTGGCCTGCTTAATGTATGTTATCCAATTTCAAATCATTGTGATTTCAAACTGCTCTTCCCAAGTGCAAAAACAATGTCTTCTATGGATTTTTTTTACGAAGATTTGCTAGTTTAGATGCTTCTCTTGATATTTTCTAATTCTTGCTAGTTTGATGGGAAAGTGaaatatgttatatatatatatatatatatatagagagagagagagagagagagagagagagagagagagagagagagagagagagagagagagagagagcagatGATTTTAGGTGTTAAAATGCGGGTGGTTTGGTTTATGGTAAGGCTGTTCGTTAGTCTATTTTAATTTGGCTTTTAGTCAGTCCGGTGCTACCCAACATTCCAGGCGAGATGCCTTTGCTTTAATCATGTATTGTGCACTTGTTGCCAAGTGTTTGGCACTGTGCAGCTGGCATAAAATTGGTTCAAGCTTCCACTTTGCTTGTTTAACATCCCTTGACATCAATATCTTCTTAATTTGCCTTTTGCTGTGGACTATCTCGAGTCAATAGATGGGACTTGATAAGAGAAGGGACATTGTGCCTTTTGCTTTTGACTATCTTTATCAATGGATGGAACTTGATGAGAGTAAagcaataaatatataaatagtaaCCTATCCAATCACTTAACTTTTACTGCAaacaattcaattcacatactcctTTCTCTCATCAAGATATGTACAAAACTGACATTATGTAAACCTTGCCAATATTGAAaggtttatattttatatatgtgGGTTATAAGAATATATATTAGATAAAATATTTAGTTTAATATAAATCAAATGTCCTTGAAATAATGCAGTTATGAAAAACTCATATTATTTACATATGTAAGTAAATTACAATACATGcatatgtaaatataaattacAATACATGCATATGTAAATATTTTCGTGTGTTGTTATAAATCTGTATGGATTTAGTCTTAATATTTTTTGCAAGTACACTTCTAAACATGATAATATTCCCATTTCTTCCCTCAATTCCCCTCTCTATCTCTCCGTgttgataaaaatattaatttatattaattggtTATATCCTAGCAAAAATCTAATGGTATATTGTAGGTAATGCTAATTTAATTGGTAAAGTTGATTTGGCATTGAAACTAAGATTTGAAATCAAATCCAACTCATTTGAGatcaaaatttaaatgaaaaagaaattttCTTCATTCTAATGGAGGATGAGAGAAAAGTTcatgattttaaaatttatgaatggCATGcaaaataaagttttttttttgcattttaagGAAATTTTAGGTACAGTATTTTAGAATCAACCCCATCAActcatattttaaaaaatctaTCCCATCAATTCTCAGAAAAGAACAAAAAAAGAGCCCTTTATGCTTTAGATTTTAGTTTTTATATGGGGTTTATTTCTTGCCAATTTTGAGTCCAAGTTGTCATGTCATAGGATTTAGAGGAACATTTTATAATAAAGTTTGTTGATTGTCTTTAAATGGTTTTAGTTCATTGTGGTGTTGGATAAGATGCCTGTTCCTCATTTTGTGGCCCTTATGTATTTTTCTTCATGTTTaggtttcaaaaaaaaaaaaaaaaattccttgaTGATTCATCAATGTTTATGGTTTGTTATATATAGGACCCAAGCATCAAGGAATTGGCTGAGCAGATATCAAAAGATCCTGCATTTAACCAAATGGCAGAGCAGCTTCATAAAACTCTTCAAGGTGCAGGAGCTGAAGAGGGGATCCCTCAGTTTGATTCACAACAATACTATTCCACCATGCAACAGGTCATGCAGAATCCTCAATTTATGACTATGGCTGAACGCCTTGGCAATGCATTGATGCAGGTATATTTGGACTCTATTTTCATTTAATTCCTTTTAATGTTGTCAGAAAATGTTGCACCTCTAGTGATTTGCATTCCAAATCACTCAATCTGGATTGTTTATGTCATTAGCAATTTGGAATGTTGAAGTTAGGATTTTGAAACGCAAACAATAATGAGTACATAATCAAAATCCTAATCACACAAATTTGAGATagttttgttattattatcattattatggtGTAAGTTTggggattttattttattttattttttttatagtgttgaagtatgttgcattttttaattgaaatcaaATTTATCATTCTTATAAGATAGTAAAATATCTTTATGGTTATTCTTTTTCAATCATATATTTTctgaatttacataatatattttgttTCCCACTGAGAAATTCGAAAGAAatcttcctctcatcataccACATTTATAGATAAGGACATTATATGTTCCTGTTTTCTGtccacacagtagagcaatttaTGCTCTAGGTAACCAAGATTGCTTTCTTTTGGGATATGCATATTTATGTTCATTTGAATGGTGCATGTTTTCTTTCCACTAGATTGAAATTTTAGTTGTCTTTCCTCAGGATCCCTCAATGTCTCAAATGCTTGAGAGTTTGGCAAATCCATCACAGAAAGATCAGATTGAGGAACGAATGGCACGAATTAAAGAAGATCCTTCTTTAAAACCTATTTTAGAAGAGATAGAGTCTGGTGGTCCGGCAACAATGATGAGGTTTGGATCCAAAGTAGTTTgattttagtatgaaattgtaacttGCTTATAGGAGTGTGCTAAAAATTGGGGTGTATTACAccattaatgatttaattttgGGCTAAATTTTAGGTTGGTCATTAATATTTGGTTTGTTCCTATTTTATCTCTAAACTTTTAACTGATATATTTTAGAATGGCAAACATCCTTGTAACTTACCTCTATGTATCTTGCTAAATTGGAATTTGTACTCGCGTGTGCTTTTACATCTACTTGGGTGTTATGATGACTTgacttaaaatttatatttaattgtccATGATCTTAATTCAAGTTTTAGTGATAGTTCTACTGGATTTTGATCCTTATTGATTGATACAAAATTCAACCGAAAGTTTGTTACCAATGGTGTAATTCATCTCAaaaaattttattcttatttgTGTAGAAAATTATTGATTTAATTCTATTCAATTGATTTATTGCTATTACATTATTAAGGGTAAATAATGCTTGCATAGGTATTGGAATGACAAAGACGTTCTACAG belongs to Hevea brasiliensis isolate MT/VB/25A 57/8 chromosome 4, ASM3005281v1, whole genome shotgun sequence and includes:
- the LOC131179274 gene encoding ankyrin repeat domain-containing protein 2A-like; the encoded protein is MASNSNKDVPSDEKTGSSEGKIPKSEMSSGESQSGQGRSSPSPGPGLAPNVFDFSAMSGLLNDPSIKELAEQISKDPAFNQMAEQLHKTLQGAGAEEGIPQFDSQQYYSTMQQVMQNPQFMTMAERLGNALMQDPSMSQMLESLANPSQKDQIEERMARIKEDPSLKPILEEIESGGPATMMRYWNDKDVLQKLGEAMGLSVSGEAATSVENSGQDEAEDGGNEDESIVHNCASVGDFEGLKNALASGANKDEEDSEGRTALHFACGYGEVKCAQILLEAGATVDALDKNKNTALHYAAGYGRKECVALLLENGAAVTLQNMDGKTPIDVAKLNNQHEVLKLLEKDAFL